From one Pecten maximus chromosome 8, xPecMax1.1, whole genome shotgun sequence genomic stretch:
- the LOC117332126 gene encoding NACHT and WD repeat domain-containing protein 2-like produces MKMNGVSDDGSECHFRYRHLDDVIESDQTHQKRATLEAPLRYKHLAGEERTTVEKLLMGGLPLADVPEPSPKIVRLYVSSAGYDTEAERTAFMLHVYPDMREYCRDQHGIDFQAVDLKWGAKTEGVVPMPTEQMCLREIRRCRELSMGPVFLGLLGQKHRRYIPPDEIPGSEFERIYEALVNNGHDVTPLETYYKEDTNVTPILRRLTEPIDMMGCVIQSNSDTLAKLQHLLATGADLCLKETSINETDYQKYQASDLHMEGLYELSPESRADKSLIYIREFTNTDKLQSDSVKSDYIDFNPINQNVDNTSVQELDDLKSTLKFLLPTSNIDESETEWTGNGLKNPKREEYLKALARKMFNSVKTLVDRAVEKRNPLVEDELYNEVLQHHNIATKLCPNFHGRSDILAAVKEYLLSETDQPLVICGGAGSGKSSVMAKIALDINVAIQNNDLAMRTSIVCRFLGKTQKSLSAQQLLYSVCHQLAFAMGKYRHEVPSDYKTLKLYFIDLLQRGEFGGMIIILLDSLNVLSTCDNGHKLEWLPSRIAANIKIVVTSSTESKDTLQRLTNKCPTNIHELSPFSSTDCEDMVKLLMNNRELAVTYNQWKTIKDAFKMSTQPLYVTLVFSEVCRWRSFDDSNTTSLGSCVEEIVNSVLDRLEQKHGRALVSTVLGYITASKAGLSENELFDILSVDDVLLNNLYVEWHPPLRRFLPRLFTAIKHELDDYIEEREMDGIFVMFWKCRLFSSVAECRYLGDETFSQQIHTNIADYYLGKWSGARKKPFQYPSLLMTKRKIVNAESEACRLLPKQPYLFGTSIVDERYNLRKMTQLPYSLMMSERYDDLREKALCNFDHLYYRIKSSSLQQLLTDIDMFEDRQTALVGDALRMSGSALEMDLNTLGVELTGRLIPHIKTYPNIKQLIRQCDLAEQKFCPLVPKCQIYSAPGGPLQYECDVGGNVYCPVDIDVFSSEDGILLTAKPYYSSRVRVWELSRGDPRPDMMMPVGEIHPTRNGKYLNVFQNDRSVKIFKSDCGELHGEVEYGLGTMSDLEVSNKYLVFAIEKGAGPYVIDLQRCALLHKFSFHTHAVAINPNDTHLTFNSGRTLILYELPLMERKCVAQTSDVPQDIIFISKSLTCFVLTRSKMVESVFFDIFNRKYNTNCILTDLETKECVLSHTEKYLLVRSAKCLYQVDVDTEKIIRQYQQLPNGIFVDPSSQYTGAGFTPEDELIVASRYTYLAVWSAQNGEPLRVLHASVSSITKMFTSEAVNKCVSLLEDNSFQVWNLDNLDSDIFHSNEIFPGPVKGLSVSSECGQVVAFESRVPEAKVMTMDDGRVTDIIQHSLESEDQIKEVSFSQNGRYILTRAYRTSDQDEDDAEWKILRDDIIWDMSANRKVYQLQNNRFVVFSKNSELCLMVACQKHSQFDWAENAYNLILLQPDSGSSASLDFPKNTEFVSTPKILTTDTTNYFMCVVQTCMKKESSESFMESIRWHEIRLLVRDLSQAGNECIFLRVQNALPEADETSQFLDAFPVENDNVFLIYGNNVESYTFDAASGIIRPQNIEKGALLYNVEKEVCLKHISSFLEPSTDINNIQFSSRFSVVLDSKTNIYSGCNYTTRCRSETEFAPGTACLALDGRYVVGLSCNLREVLVTRSNDGFLKGHMFVHGRATCLNVGADDRTVAVGCEDGRVLILSLILELSDPVRDIIEHFPSRLHVPDSSRSSKEHLIKEDIRRMSCKTPDLVRLSARIQSARAESRRPPSRQMISTAVRVTRQTSQVRSEACVIQ; encoded by the exons GTTCGGAATGTCACTTCCGGTACCGTCAtcttgatgacgtcattgagAGTGACCAGACGCACCAGAAGCGGGCGACATTAGAGGCACCACTCCGGTACAAACATCTCGCAGGGGAGGAGAGGACGACGGTGGAAAAGTTATTGATGGGTGGTCTCCCCCTGGCAGACGTCCCCGAACCCTCTCCGAAAATTGTCAGACTCTACGTCAGTTCCGCCGGATATG ATACGGAGGCTGAGAGGACGGCGTTCATGTTACATGTGTATCCGGACATGCGCGAATATTGTAGGGACCAGCATGGCATTGACTTTCAG GCTGTTGACCTTAAGTGGGGCGCTAAGACAGAAGGCGTTGTTCCCATGCCAACTGAACAGATGTGTCTCCGTGAAATTCGTCGATGCCGTGAATTATCCATGGGACCAGTCTTTCTG GGTTTGCTTGGACAAAAGCACAGACGTTACATTCCTCCCGATGAGATACCTGGGTCAGAGTTCGAAAGAATTTACGAGGCTTTGGTCAATAATGGCCATGACGTCACTCCGTTGGAGACGTACTACAAAGAGGACACAAACGTCACGCCAATATTACGTCGTTTGACAGAGCCCATTGACATGATGG GTTGTGTCATCCAATCAAACAGCGACACCTTGGCCAAGTTACAACATCTGCTAGCAACAGGAGCCGATCTATGTCTAAAGGAAACATCCATAAATGAGACCGATTACCAGAAATACCAGGCTTCAG ACTTGCACATGGAAGGACTCTACGAGCTTTCACCAGAATCCAGAGCAGATAAAAGTTTAATTTATATTCGAGAATTCACAAATACGGACAAGCTTCAGAGCGACAGTGTCAAAAGCGATTACATTGATTTCAATCCGATAAACCAGAACGTTGATAATACCAGTGTTCAAGAACTGGATGACCTCAAATCCACGCTAAAATTTCTTCTTCCTACTTCGAATATTGATGAGTCAGAAACTGAATGGACTGGGAATGGCTTGAAAAATCCGAAACGAGAAGAATATCTCAAAGCTTTAGCTCGAAAAATGTTCAATTCCGTGAAAACTCTAGTCGACAGGGCCGTAGAGAAACGGAACCCTTTGGTAGAAGACGAACTTTACAACGAAGTATTACAACATCATAATATTGCAACGAAACTGTGTCCAAACTTTCACGGCCGTTCAGACATTCTTGCTGCCGTTAAAGAGTATCTTCTTTCAGAAACAGACCAGCCTTTAGTTATCTGTGGCGGGGCCGGGAGTGGAAAGTCATCAGTCATGGCAAAAATAGCTTTAGACATTAACGTGGCAATACAGAACAACGATCTAGCAATGAGAACTTCAATTGTCTGTAGGTTTTTAGGGAAAACACAGAAATCACTTTCAGCTCAGCAATTGTTATATTCGGTGTGTCACCAACTTGCTTTTGCAATGGGGAAATACCGTCACGAGGTTCCTAGTGATTACAAGACATTAAAGCTCTACTTCATTGACCTGCTTCAACGTGGCGAGTTTGGGGGCATGATCATCATTCTTTTGGATTCACTTAACGTGTTGTCTACATGTGACAATGGACACAAACTGGAATGGTTGCCGTCTCGTATAGCGGCCAATATCAAAATCGTTGTCACCTCAAGCACGGAAAGTAAGGATACTTTACAACGACTGACGAACAAATGTCCCACAAATATCCATGAATTAAGTCCGTTCAGTTCTACGGATTGTGAGGACATGGTGAAATTATTGATGAACAATCGTGAACTGGCTGTGACGTACAACCAGTGGAAAACGATCAAAGACGCATTTAAGATGTCTACACAACCCCTGTACGTCACATTAGTCTTCAGTGAAGTGTGTCGATGGAGGTCATTCGATGACTCAAATACGACATCATTGGGGTCGTGTGTCGAAGAGATTGTTAACTCCGTGTTGGATCGTCTGGAGCAGAAACATGGTAGAGCTCTGGTATCGACTGTACTAGGATATATTACTGCATCGAAAGCCGGACTCAGCGAGAACGAACTATTCGACATACTTTCCGTCGATGATGTGCTCTTGAACAATCTATATGTCGAATGGCACCCGCCACTTAGACGATTCCTGCCGAGACTATTCACTGCCATCAAACACGAACTAGATGATTACATTGAGGAGAGAGAAATGGACGGCATTTTTGTGATGTTTTGGAAATGCCGCTTGTTTTCATCTGTCGCAGAATGCCGCTATCTCGGAGACGAGACATTCTCACAGCAGATTCACACAAACATTGCCGATTACTACTTAGGAAAGTGGAGTGGGGCGAGAAAAAAACCGTTTCAGTATCCGTCGCTGCTCATGACGAAACGAAAGATTGTAAACGCCGAGAGCGAAGCCTGTCGATTACTTCCAAAACAACCCTATTTATTTGGGACGTCAATTGTGGACGAACGATACAATCTCCGTAAGATGACACAGCTGCCATACAGTCTAATGATGAGTGAACGATACGACGACCTTCGTGAAAAAGCATTATGCAATTTTGATCATCTATACTATCGCATAAAGTCGTCTTCTTTGCAGCAACTGTTGACCGATATCGACATGTTTGAGGACAGACAAACAGCTTTGGTTGGCGACGCTCTCAGAATGTCGGGCTCGGCTCTTGAGATGGATTTAAACACGCTAGGTGTTGAGCTTACTGGACGACTGATTCCACATATCAAGACCTACCCTAACATCAAACAGTTAATACGTCAGTGCGATCTTGCTGAACAGAAGTTCTGTCCGTTAGTGCCAAAATGCCAGATATATAGCGCCCCTGGTGGCCCGCTACAGTACGAATGTGACGTCGGCGGTAATGTGTACTGTCCAGTAGATATTGACGTATTCTCAAGTGAAGATGGCATTTTGCTTACAGCGAAACCTTACTACAGCTCAAGAGTTCGAGTATGGGAATTATCGCGAGGCGATCCACGACCTGACATGATGATGCCAGTCGGGGAAATTCATCCAACAAGAAACGgcaaatatttaaatgttttccaAAATGATCGCTCGGTTAAAATTTTCAAGTCAGACTGTGGCGAATTGCACGGAGAAGTTGAATATGGGCTAGGCACGATGTCTGACCTGGAAGTATCAAACAAGTACCTAGTATTTGCAATAGAAAAAGGAGCTGGGCCATATGTTATAGATCTCCAACGATGTGCCCTTCTGCACAAGTTCAGCTTTCACACTCACGCGGTCGCAATCAATCCGAACGATACTCATTTAACCTTCAACTCTGGAAGGACGCTCATACTGTACGAGTTACCGCTAATGGAGAGAAAGTGCGTTGCTCAAACAAGTGACGTTCCACAGGATATCATCTTTATCAGCAAGTCTTTGACATGTTTTGTACTCACAAGGAGTAAGATGGTTGAATCAGTTTTCTTTGACATTTTCAATAGGAAATACAATACTAACTGTATCCTCACTGACCTCGAGACGAAGGAGTGTGTCTTATCACACACTGAGAAATACTTACTGGTGAGATCTGCAAAATGTTTGTACCAAGTCGATGTCGACACGGAGAAGATTATCAGGCAGTATCAACAACTTCCTAACGGGATATTTGTAGATCCCTCATCACAATACACTGGTGCTGGGTTTACACCAGAGGATGAACTGATCGTGGCGTCACGTTACACGTATCTAGCAGTTTGGAGCGCACAAAATGGCGAACCACTTCGAGTTCTGCATGCATCCGTATCTTCGATTACAAAGATGTTCACATCCGAGGCGGTCAATAAGTGCGTCAGCCTTTTGGAGGACAATTCCTTCCAGGTTTGGAATCTAGATAATTTAGATTCAGACATTTTCCACTCCAACGAGATCTTTCCAGGTCCCGTCAAAGGTTTGTCAGTCTCATCTGAATGTGGACAGGTAGTCGCCTTCGAAAGCAGAGTTCCGGAGGCGAAAGTGATGACCATGGACGACGGTCGAGTAACAGATATCATCCAACACAGCCTTGAGTCGGAAGACCAGATTAAAGAGGTATCCTTCTCTCAAAACGGTCGGTACATACTTACCCGTGCATATCGAACGTCAGATCAAGATGAAGATGATGCAGAATGGAAGATTTTAAGAGATGATATTATCTGGGACATGTCAGCCAACAGGAAGGTTTATCAGCTACAGAATAACAGATTCGTTGTTTTCAGCAAGAACAGTGAGCTATGTCTGATGGTCGCTTGCCAGAAACACTCACAATTCGACTGGGCAGAAAACGCGTACAACCTTATCCTTCTTCAACCGGACTCGGGAAGCAGCGCATCTCTTGATTTTCCCAAGAACACAGAGTTTGTCTCCACTCCAAAAATTCTAACAACGGACACGACAAATTATTTTATGTGTGTCGTGCAGACATGTATGAAGAAAGAGAGCTCAGAATCATTTATGGAGTCCATCCGCTGGCATGAGATACGTCTTCTCGTCCGAGATCTCTCACAAGCTGGGAATGAATGTATATTTCTGAGAGTTCAAAATGCTTTACCAGAAGCAGATGAAACCTCGCAGTTCCTCGACGCGTTTCCTGTTGAGAACGACAACGTGTTCCTCATCTATGGAAACAATGTGGAGAGCTATACGTTCGATGCTGCGTCAGGAATTATAAGACCACAGAATATTGAAAAAGGTGCATTACTATACAACGTCGAGAAAGAGGTCTGTCTCAAACATATCTCATCCTTCTTGGAACCAAGCACAGACATTAACAACATTCAATTTTCTTCTAGGTTCAGCGTTGTCCTCGATAGCAAGACGAACATCTACAGTGGGTGTAATTATACAACAAGATGTAGATCAGAAACGGAGTTTGCGCCTGGCACTGCATGTTTGGCATTGGACGGAAGGTATGTTGTAGGACTTTCATGCAATCTACGAGAAGTCCTTGTGACACGTTCAAATGACGGGTTTTTGAAGGGTCATATGTTCGTGCATGGCCGGGCAACGTGTTTAAATGTGGGTGCTGATGACAGAACAGTTGCTGTTGGGTGTGAAGACGGACGGGTTTTAATCCTAAGCCTGATCTTGGAACTTTCTGACCCAGTCAGAGATATCATTGAACACTTTCCTAGTCGGTTACATGTACCTGATTCAAGCAGATCTAGTAAGGAACATCTCATCAAAGAGGATATCCGGCGAATGTCGTGTAAGACTCCGGACCTAGTTAGACTGTCAGCGCGGATACAGAGCGCCAGGGCAGAAAGCAGGCGTCCTCCCTCGCGCCAGATGATATCCACTGCAGTAAGAGTAACGAGGCAAACTAGTCAAGTCAGGTCCGAAGCTTGTGTAATTCAGTAG